A window of the Desulforapulum autotrophicum HRM2 genome harbors these coding sequences:
- a CDS encoding IS1634 family transposase has protein sequence MKELPEIDGFTVQHLPIISSYARKIGIIDIINTLVPTEMGIDAGTVILGMVLDTLTGRSPLYRLNTFFKNQDTELLLGKKTDPRKFSDYTVGRVLDRIYEYGAMKVFSEISLRALDYFNIDRSHVSFDTTSVTVQGDYPLYSKDADNSKTMTITYGHSKDHRPDLKQFLVKMLCVDRTIPVFGQTEDGNASDKTINNEVLSSISKYMAENGIKKEGFIYIADSAMVTRKNMEKIGDEIRFISRLPATYKECSRLIQKSIVEDNWTDLGKLSDTTETQNRPAAVYKACESEAILYGRSYRAVVVHSSAHDKRRQNRIDRELKNEHTELSKRIKILSKQEFFCHADAEKAAIEMSEAKHVFYKPVTQVVEIPKYKRGRPKKDGSRALDKMMYSISCELAETEAVENLKKETGCFVLLCNVDRDGQKGYSSYDILRTYKDQYGIEQNFGFIKNTPIVNSIFLKKAERIEVLALVLLLSLLIWRLIEYNMRRYAKKENKDLPGWNKRRTFKPTSFMLMISFQYLMILKIGNHRRLNRPLSTKQLEYLKALGLKSQIFTTPGG, from the coding sequence ATGAAAGAATTACCAGAAATAGATGGGTTTACCGTTCAACATCTTCCAATCATTTCTTCATATGCCCGTAAAATAGGGATAATTGATATAATAAACACCCTGGTCCCCACTGAAATGGGGATTGATGCCGGGACAGTTATTCTTGGAATGGTACTCGATACCTTAACCGGAAGAAGCCCCTTGTACAGACTGAATACATTTTTTAAAAATCAGGACACCGAGCTTCTTTTGGGAAAAAAGACAGACCCCCGAAAATTTTCTGATTATACCGTTGGACGTGTATTGGACAGGATATACGAATACGGTGCAATGAAGGTTTTCTCAGAGATTTCCCTACGAGCCTTAGATTATTTCAACATAGACCGTAGCCATGTAAGTTTTGATACAACCTCGGTAACTGTCCAGGGGGACTACCCTTTGTATTCCAAAGATGCCGATAACAGTAAAACCATGACGATCACCTACGGCCACAGCAAGGACCACAGGCCTGATTTGAAGCAGTTCTTGGTTAAAATGCTCTGTGTTGATCGCACCATTCCGGTATTTGGTCAAACTGAAGATGGAAATGCATCAGACAAAACCATCAACAATGAGGTGCTTTCATCCATATCAAAATACATGGCGGAAAATGGAATCAAGAAAGAAGGATTTATTTACATTGCTGATTCTGCAATGGTTACCCGAAAAAACATGGAAAAGATCGGAGATGAAATTAGGTTTATCAGCCGTCTGCCTGCAACCTACAAGGAGTGTTCCCGCCTGATCCAAAAAAGCATCGTTGAGGACAATTGGACTGATCTTGGGAAATTGTCTGATACCACGGAAACCCAAAACCGACCGGCCGCTGTGTATAAAGCATGTGAATCGGAAGCGATCTTGTATGGTCGATCATACAGGGCGGTTGTGGTTCATTCAAGCGCCCACGATAAAAGACGGCAAAATCGAATTGATCGAGAGCTGAAGAATGAGCATACAGAACTTTCGAAAAGAATCAAAATCTTGTCAAAGCAGGAGTTCTTCTGCCATGCGGATGCTGAGAAAGCGGCTATAGAGATGAGCGAAGCAAAACATGTTTTTTATAAACCCGTCACCCAGGTTGTTGAAATCCCGAAATATAAACGGGGACGGCCCAAAAAAGACGGCTCCCGGGCATTGGACAAAATGATGTACAGTATCTCTTGTGAATTGGCCGAGACCGAAGCTGTGGAAAATCTCAAAAAAGAAACTGGATGTTTTGTCCTGTTGTGCAATGTGGACAGGGACGGCCAGAAAGGATACAGTTCCTACGATATCCTCCGGACGTACAAAGATCAATATGGGATCGAGCAAAACTTTGGTTTCATAAAGAACACACCGATCGTGAATTCGATTTTTCTAAAAAAAGCTGAACGTATAGAGGTGCTGGCCCTTGTTCTTCTCCTGTCTCTTTTGATCTGGCGTCTTATCGAATATAACATGAGACGATATGCGAAAAAAGAGAACAAGGATCTTCCCGGCTGGAATAAAAGAAGAACTTTCAAACCCACCTCGTTTATGCTGATGATAAGTTTTCAGTATCTGATGATTTTAAAAATCGGGAATCACAGACGACTGAACAGACCCTTATCCACGAAGCAATTAGAATATTTAAAGGCGTTGGGCCTGAAGTCTCAAATATTCACAACTCCCGGCGGATAA
- a CDS encoding PEP-CTERM sorting domain-containing protein, which yields MNASDTNIYSDHVDVSIFSAGSYNIRYTWLNDQWAPEKGFDANIQIQNVFFDNQATIFNIEPISVGLLSVNNQATIPNPEPASLLLFGTGLMGLASFLSSHSAP from the coding sequence GTGAATGCAAGCGACACCAACATTTATTCAGACCATGTAGATGTTTCAATTTTCAGCGCTGGTTCGTACAACATCCGGTATACATGGTTAAATGATCAATGGGCACCTGAAAAAGGCTTTGATGCAAACATCCAGATTCAAAATGTTTTTTTTGATAATCAAGCCACCATATTCAACATAGAGCCCATAAGTGTAGGCCTGCTTTCTGTTAATAATCAAGCCACCATACCCAACCCAGAGCCCGCTAGCCTGCTTCTTTTTGGAACCGGTTTAATGGGACTTGCCAGCTTTTTAAGCTCACATTCCGCACCATAG
- a CDS encoding IS4 family transposase, with amino-acid sequence MHITSTEYQNQTINPEKLGIFGNYFSKLKVGSMLNNSGIVKTKGASPLELFTIVFNLAFIGKNFFQGVVRNKKVGVGKDAVYDFLNSPTYNWRRFTTLLSSRIYCIIKGLLDNSSEEVLIFDDSPYDRSRSKKVELLSRVYDHATHKYLKGFRLLTLGWSDGNSFLGIDFALLSSANKKNRYNEINPDIDKRTCGYQRRKEAITKSTMHLEPMVKKALKTGIRAKYLVMDSWFSMPSVISSLRKHIHIICMLKDHPKWFYEYNGKRLRLSDLYGKLKKKRGKAKVKASVLVRLPDGNKARVIFVPCDKKRGWLAFLSTDITIADDEIIRLYGKRWDIEVFFKMCKQHLKLVKEIQIRNYDGLIGHTSLVMARYNILSLFQRKSVDQRSFGDLFRACNEELANITFLDALTRIMQLAMATLRKVHNLSEKIINSMLDLIMGEALVYFGLSNRQTPLLEGE; translated from the coding sequence ATGCATATTACCTCGACAGAATATCAAAATCAAACCATAAATCCTGAAAAGCTCGGAATTTTTGGTAACTATTTTTCCAAATTAAAAGTTGGAAGCATGCTCAACAATTCAGGTATAGTCAAAACCAAAGGTGCTTCTCCCCTGGAATTGTTCACTATCGTTTTCAATCTGGCGTTTATTGGCAAAAACTTCTTCCAAGGCGTAGTGCGGAATAAAAAAGTGGGAGTCGGAAAAGATGCCGTGTATGACTTTTTAAATTCGCCCACCTATAACTGGAGACGGTTTACAACTCTTCTTAGCAGCCGAATTTATTGTATAATTAAGGGTCTTCTGGATAATTCTTCTGAAGAGGTTCTTATCTTTGATGACTCGCCATACGACAGAAGCCGTTCCAAAAAAGTGGAACTTCTTTCCCGTGTATATGATCATGCAACTCACAAATATCTAAAAGGCTTCAGGCTGCTTACTCTTGGCTGGTCAGATGGTAACAGTTTTCTCGGGATTGATTTTGCCTTGTTATCATCAGCAAACAAAAAGAATCGATACAATGAAATCAATCCAGATATTGATAAAAGAACGTGCGGTTATCAACGCCGCAAAGAAGCGATAACAAAATCCACAATGCATCTGGAACCAATGGTAAAAAAGGCCCTCAAGACTGGTATCAGGGCGAAGTATCTTGTAATGGATAGTTGGTTTTCAATGCCTTCGGTGATTTCGAGCCTTCGCAAGCATATCCACATTATCTGCATGCTTAAGGATCATCCAAAATGGTTTTACGAGTACAATGGAAAGAGACTCAGGTTAAGTGACCTTTATGGAAAATTAAAGAAAAAAAGAGGGAAGGCCAAAGTTAAGGCCAGTGTCCTTGTTCGGTTACCTGACGGGAACAAAGCCAGAGTCATATTTGTCCCCTGTGATAAAAAACGAGGATGGCTCGCCTTTTTATCAACAGATATTACCATAGCAGATGATGAAATAATAAGGCTGTACGGTAAACGCTGGGATATCGAAGTATTTTTTAAAATGTGCAAACAGCATCTAAAACTGGTTAAAGAGATCCAAATCCGGAACTATGATGGTTTGATCGGACACACTTCCCTGGTAATGGCCAGATACAATATTCTGAGTCTGTTCCAAAGGAAAAGCGTTGATCAACGATCATTTGGAGATTTATTCAGAGCCTGCAATGAAGAATTGGCCAACATAACTTTCCTTGATGCACTAACGAGGATAATGCAATTAGCCATGGCTACGTTACGAAAGGTTCATAACTTGTCTGAGAAGATCATAAATTCCATGCTCGACCTGATAATGGGTGAAGCACTTGTATATTTCGGCCTTTCCAATCGGCAAACGCCCCTATTGGAAGGGGAATAG
- a CDS encoding endonuclease I family protein, with product MSTMNHFRRFFIPVVLLSICLLSISQACAGSNTKIDSFSKAKRLLLNQVYYDHRITFYCGCPFTAGKQIIPSDKFSPTTKHVKRSRKVEWEHVVPAQAFGQSFFEWRKGDPGCVDRKGKAFKGRKCAEKVNMEYRHMQADLYNLVPANGQVNALRSNYSYAMIPGEPRAFGNCDMEIENRKAEPCPEIHGDIARIYFYMADAYPGRGIISKKNRKLFQAWAKEDPVDDWERERCARIERLQGNKNRFVN from the coding sequence ATGAGTACCATGAACCATTTCAGGAGGTTCTTCATACCTGTTGTCCTGCTATCGATTTGTCTGCTTTCCATCAGCCAGGCCTGCGCCGGCAGTAATACCAAAATAGATTCGTTCTCCAAGGCTAAGAGACTTCTGCTGAACCAAGTTTATTATGACCACCGGATCACTTTTTATTGTGGTTGTCCCTTTACTGCGGGCAAACAAATCATCCCGTCCGACAAGTTTTCTCCGACAACTAAACATGTAAAGAGGTCCAGAAAGGTTGAGTGGGAACATGTGGTCCCTGCCCAAGCTTTTGGCCAGAGCTTTTTTGAATGGCGGAAAGGAGATCCAGGTTGTGTCGACAGAAAAGGGAAAGCGTTTAAAGGCAGAAAATGTGCTGAGAAGGTCAATATGGAGTACAGGCATATGCAGGCAGACCTTTATAATCTTGTTCCTGCCAATGGTCAAGTCAATGCCCTTCGATCGAATTACAGTTATGCCATGATCCCAGGAGAACCACGGGCCTTCGGGAACTGTGATATGGAGATTGAAAATCGGAAGGCAGAGCCCTGTCCAGAAATTCATGGAGATATCGCCAGGATTTATTTTTACATGGCCGATGCTTACCCGGGCCGGGGGATTATCAGCAAAAAGAACAGGAAGCTTTTTCAGGCCTGGGCAAAGGAGGACCCGGTGGATGATTGGGAACGGGAGCGGTGTGCCCGGATTGAGAGGTTGCAGGGTAACAAGAATCGGTTTGTGAATTGA